One Peromyscus leucopus breed LL Stock chromosome 14, UCI_PerLeu_2.1, whole genome shotgun sequence genomic window carries:
- the Mgat2 gene encoding alpha-1,6-mannosyl-glycoprotein 2-beta-N-acetylglucosaminyltransferase yields the protein MRFRIYKRKVLILTLVVAACGFVLWSSNGRQRKSDALAPPLLDAEPPRGAGHLAAAVSVGIRRVSNESAAPLVPAAPWPEVDNLTLRYRSLVYQLNFDQMLRNVDNDGTWSPGELVLVVQVHNRPEYLRLLLDSLRKAQGINEVLVIFSHDFWSAEINQMIAKVDFCPVLQVFFPFSIQLYPSEFPGTDPRDCPRDLKKNTALKLGCINAEYPDSFGHYREAKFSQTKHHWWWKLHFVWERVKVLQDYTGLILFLEEDHYLAPDFYHVYKKMWKLKQQECPGCDVLSLGTYTARRSFYGIADKVDVKTWKSTEHNMGLALTRDAYQKLIECTDTFCTYDDYNWDWTLQYLTVSCLPKFWKVLVPQAPRIFHAGDCGMHHKKTCRPSTQSAQLESLLNNNKQYLFPETLVISDKFSMAAISPPRKNGGWGDIRDHELCKSYRRLQ from the coding sequence ATGAGGTTCCGCATCTACAAACGGAAGGTGCTGATCCTGACGCTCGTGGTGGCCGCCTGCGGCTTCGTCCTCTGGAGCAGCAATGGGCGACAAAGGAAGAGCGACGCCCTCGCCCCGCCGCTGCTGGACGCGGAGCCCCCGCGGGGTGCGGGCCACCTCGCCGCCGCCGTGTCCGTAGGCATCCGCAGGGTCTCCAACGAGTCGGCGGCTCCCCTGGTCCCCGCCGCCCCGTGGCCGGAGGTGGACAACCTGACGCTGCGGTACCGGTCCCTGGTGTACCAGCTGAACTTTGATCAGATGCTGAGGAATGTCGATAATGACGGCACCTGGAGCCCCGGGGAGCTGGTGCTGGTCGTCCAGGTGCATAACCGGCCCGAATACCTCAGGCTACTGCTAGACTCGCTCCGAAAAGCCCAGGGCATTAATGAAGTCCTAGTCATCTTTAGCCACGACTTCTGGTCGGCAGAGATCAACCAGATGATAGCTAAGGTGGATTTCTGCCCGGTTCTGCAAGTGTTCTTCCCATTCAGCATTCAGCTGTACCCGAGTGAGTTTCCGGGGACTGACCCCAGAGATTGCCCCCGAGACCTAAAGAAGAATACAGCTCTGAAGTTGGGGTGCATCAATGCCGAGTACCCCGACTCCTTCGGCCATTACAGAGAGGCCAAATTCTCGCAAACCAAACATCATTGGTGGTGGAAGCTGCATTTTGTGTGGGAGAGAGTCAAAGTTCTTCAGGATTACACTGGCCTTATACTTTTCCTGGAAGAGGACCATTACTTAGCCCCAGACTTTTACCATGTCTACAAAAAGATGTGGAAGTTGAAGCAGCAGGAGTGTCCTGGGTGTGATGTCCTCTCCCTAGGGACCTACACGGCCAGACGGAGTTTCTATGGTATTGCTGACAAGGTGGATGTGAAAACTTGGAAATCCACAGAGCACAATATGGGCTTAGCCTTGACCCGAGATGCATATCAGAAGCTGATCGAATGCACAGACACTTTCTGTACTTACGATGATTACAACTGGGACTGGACTCTTCAGTACTTGACTGTATCTTGTCTTCCTAAATTCTGGAAAGTCTTAGTTCCTCAAGCTCCTAGGATTTTTCATGCTGGAGACTGTGGTATGCATCACAAGAAAACATGTAGGCCGTCCACCCAGAGTGCCCAGCTTGAGTCGTtgttaaataataacaaacagtACTTGTTTCCAGAAACTCTAGTTATCAGTGACAAGTTTTCTATGGCAGCCATTTCTCCACCTAGGAAAAACGGAGGATGGGGAGATATTAGGGACCACGAACTCTGTAAAAGTTATAGAAGACTGCAGTGA
- the Rpl36al gene encoding 60S ribosomal protein L36a-like: MVNVPKTRRTFCKKCGKHQPHKVTQYKKGKDSLYAQGKRRYDRKQSGYGGQTKPIFRKKAKTTKKIVLRLECVEPNCRSKRMLAIKRCKHFELGGDKKRKGQVIQF, from the coding sequence ATGGTCAACGTACCTAAAACCCGGAGGACTTTCTGTAAGAAATGTGGCAAGCATCAGCCTCACAAAGTGACCCAGTATAAGAAGGGCAAGGATTCCCTGTACGCCCAAGGAAAGCGGCGCTATGATCGGAAGCAGAGTGGTTACGGTGGGCAGACAAAGCCAATTTTCCGAAAGAAGGCCAAAACCACAAAGAAGATTGTGCTCAGGCTTGAGTGTGTCGAGCCCAACTGCAGATCCAAGAGGATGCTGGCCATTAAGAGGTGCAAGCATTTTGAACTGGgaggagacaagaagagaaagggcCAAGTGATCCAGTTCTAA